From Apus apus isolate bApuApu2 chromosome 22, bApuApu2.pri.cur, whole genome shotgun sequence:
tttctccctacaCCAGCAGTAAGGAGTGTATATAAATCTTGGTTTTCTGAGATTCCTTGCAAGCTCCTGTTTTTGCTGGTCATGTACCAGCCTTTACATTTATGCATTAGTTGGAACCTTCAGTGATGAGCCCTAGGTCAAATACTTCCTCTAACAAGGTTGACATGAATGAGAATCttatgtattttgcattttttcccttgttAAGCCTAAAAAGTCTGTGAATCTCATGAAATGGAGCTTTGCGGTTGGGTGAAGGTGACCCTGAAGAGGGTGACGCGAATCTTCAGCTAGCTTTGCTCAAGAGAAGCTGCAGGCTGGTCTCCAGGTGCGCGCTGTCATGAGCGCACTGCAGTTGCTGAGGGCTTTTCCCAAAGGGAGGGGGGTGGGTTGGTCTCAAATATGTTTCAGTTTCCAGAATGAGATGGGAGCATCTTTCCTTTGCCCTTTGTGACTGTTTTTGTGGGTAAGAACTGGGAAGCTCAACATGAATTCATGTTGTGTACATGTTGGAATCAAATCATCTCATTCTGatcttttgttctttatttttacttgggATGGGGGAGGGTGTCTGCTCCAAggatttaaaaatgcttcacaCGCTCGTTTTTCTCAAAGGACCGATAGGATACAAACCTGAGCAGACGGCTGTCCTGCCCCGGTTTCTGTTCTAGAGGTTACAGAGGTGCCATGCCATCTCTTCTGAGCTGCCTTCGCAGTGGTTCTTGTCCTGATGCTGGACCTTGTcatgctgctggggctgagcagctctAGCTTTCTGAGGatggaattaattttgttcctgGGACAGCCACCATGGACAAGGTTGGGTTGCAGTTGTCTGCATGGGGAGTTTTAAGGTTGCTGTGAGCTTCTGGTCCATCTTTTGTGAATCACAGTTTCTCTTCATAATAAACCAGGTCTCTAGACCAGAGAACATGCATCTGATACGCAAAAGGAGGCTTTGGCAGATTATCCTATGTATTTTCCTTGGTTTACTGCTCTGTTGCTAAAACATCCCTACGTGTGGAAGCATTGTTAAATCCTGCTGTAGACGAgttaggaaagggaaagggaagggtgggggggagggatgGGTTTATTAAGATACAGCCTTGCTGTATTTTAACCAATAATTACAGGGAAGGGGtgtcaggagaagaaaatagtCACTGTTCCCTTTATTGAAAGAAACTGGaacttttatttcaagaaaagaaattatttgcaattcACGTGGAATATGATAATCCACTGGTCCCTAGTCAGGGGGTTGATATTGTTAACCAGCAAACAACATGGACTAGTCCTTGAAAACATTCGGGGGGAGGGGAAAATTGGCTTTCTGTTAAATCAGTAATTGGCAGACTCTCCAGTGGAGCTCACATTTTGTTGAGAATGTATTTCTCTGGTTGTATGTGTGTTGCAGCACTGACTTGTGAAGAGCTTCATGAGTTCCAAGTGCAAAAAGATGAATGGTAAAATCCTGATTTTGTTGATTAAAGTCAATAAAAGCTCCCTGGAACTCCATCTTGGTCTCTGTTGTCTTTTAACTGCATTGAGCAAAAGGTGGGCTGACTGACCTCTTTGTAGAGAATATTGACTCGCATCAAACACTCGCAACAAGCTTTGGAGAAAAGCCTCAGGAAGAGGAGTCAGTCTTGATAAATGGAAATTCCTGAGAGTGATGTGCAGCCACAAGGTATTCCCTCTCCATACGCACCCTCCAGCAGAGGTGCCATCTACTCTTCCAGGGTTCAATTCTGGGATTCTAAAGTGAAACCTCAGCTTCTGATCAGAGCTTTTTAAAGTCATTGGGTAGAGGAAAATACTTGTCCTATACTGAGCGTTAAGCTGGCACAGTGCTGTGACCAAGGCTGCATGATGGGGGTGGTGCAAGACCTTCCTGAGCCAAACTTGCTGCTATCTGAAAACCTCACGGGTAATTGTCCAGCTTAAGCACAACAGTGATTTTGTATGCTGAATTTCTTTACTCAGTGGATCCTGGAGTTAGTTCTATCTGTTGAATTCTTCAGCTAGAAGTGGCCTGATTTCCAGTAGCTGCACTTATCCAGCAGTGTGTAGAAGTACGTTTTCTCTACTGGTTAGTGAAGAAAATAGGatgaagactgaaaagaaagtaatttcgAAGGACAGTGACTTTTTCAGgcttttcaaaatgtgtgtgtgggtatTGGTTTTAGGGGGTGATGCTGTCACCTGCTCAGTCAAAAATTCCACAGCCAAATTCATAGGTGAGCTGCCCAAATCAAGGTATAacaatacaatattttaaatctgatttAGAAGTGTACactgacagctctgctgtgttaGGAGCTTACATGTCAGTATTTCTGGGGAGtgggggaggggtggggggggaaaaaagcaagtgctgctggagagctAGGATGTACCAGCATCAGCAAGAAGGCTGTTCTTGGCCCTAGCTGTGGCACTGTGCAGAGGAGAGCACGCCAGGTAGCGTGCCAGAAATGGAAGTTGAAAGCGGGACTCAATTTTGTACACCAATGAAGGGTGCTGCTGGCCTGGGAGCCTctgtccctcctgctgcagcgtGATCCTGGAACAAGCCTGGAGTTTTGCAGCACCCCTGTGTgtcagccctgcctggctctgctgccagaaAACAAGGGGCAGTGCCTGCAGCAGAAGGTGCTGTTGAGGACTGCACAGTGCTGTGCTCATATACCCCTCTAGTAGCATTAAGTGGGGTTCTGTCCCTGTGACCAGCAACCCCTACTTCCCACCTACCCGTTGCAAGGCACAGGGCCTGGCAGCCCGTGGGGGGTTTAGCTGCACCGCCCCGGGCTCTAGGTGCCTGCTGGGCTGTACTGGGCCTGGCTGTAGCGAAGCTGATGGTCCCATCATAGCAGCacctgctgtgttttgcttttgtgacTAAGGCAAAGCTGGTAACACACCAGTGCTTTACCCATTGCACAGTGCTGAGGTTTACTTTTACATATTTGCATCCCCCCCTCTTTTCCCCCAGCGAGTATGATGGGGCTGCACAAGAATTTAGCAGGGgatgcagctgggacagctgacccctGCTGATGAGAGGGATGTTCCAATACTGTATGATGGGCTCAGCAGTAAAGATTGCAAGAGGCGGGGCATGTTTGAAGTTGCTGTTTGTGTGTCTTCACAATGAACTTTACACACGCTGAGGCCTGCCTTCCAGGAAGAGGCCTGCCAATGAGAAGTAGTTTTTGTCGTCTTCTTCGCTTGTGTGTGCAGCTATGCTGCAGCTATTAAACTATCTTTCATTTGATTCACAGCTTTTGAGCTCTTGGACTGCCACGGCTTCTTGGGTCTTGCGGGGGCACTTCTTAGCTGCCAGCCAGCGTAACCCCTTCCCGGAACAGGATCGTGGGGGCTGTGTCAATGCCGAGCTTGCAGCGCGTGCTGCTTCAGGCCCCTtggacacagcagcacaggtcTTCGGCAAAAGCCTCGCTCCCTTtgccctctcctctgctgtgcCCGGACCCACGGACGAGGGATCCCAGACCCAACCCCCGCCTTCCCCTGCAGGGAGCGCGCTGACCCCGCCCTCAGCACATACGCAATGCAAACAACTACCCCACCCACCTCAGAGCATGCACaagccccctccccccaccccactcTTGCGCATGCGCACTACGGAGCATCTGGAACACCCTATTGCGCATGCGCAATGCAGAGCCGCTCGAGACCGCaccctctccagctcctgcacatGCGCACTTCTACTTGTGACCTGAGGGGCGGGGGAAATTGGTCACGTGAAAAGCGCGGCCTGTCTCCAACATGGCGGCGTACCTGCAGTGGCGCCGGTTCGTCTTCTTCGACAGAGAGACCTTGAAGGAACCGCCGGGGCCGGATGGAGCTGGCGGGAAGTCCTTTACACTGCCCCCGGGCATCGCGGTTTGCGACTCGGGCCGGGGAAGCCTGGTGTTCGGGGATATCCTGCTCGGCGGCGGGGTCAGGTggtggcggggccgggcggtggGGCCTGCGGCCACGGGGGGTCGGGTCGGTACGGGTGCTGCACGGGCTGCGGGATGCTCCGTCAGGGAAGGTGGTAGCTTCCTGCTCTGGGCAGTCCCTTGCTGTTAAAGAAAACTGCCCTCAGGTGCTGTGATGCTCGTGGGTTGCTCTGTTTGCTGTAGCTATATCAGATGTTAAAGAGAAGCAAGCGTTATGGTTTCTGGTGTGATTGGaaatgtgaggtttttttccccattatatTCCTTAACTGTGCTCTACATATGGAAGGTCAGATTTGGTTTCTGCCTCGCTCCCTTCAGCTCAGTAGTTTCCAAGCTTACAAGCTAAGAGTAACACATCTGTAccagctgaagcagcacagcatcTTGGTTTCTGTTGGTGAGGATGAAGAGGGTATTAACCCCTTGGTGAGTCAAAtgacaaagggagaaaaatacatttgtattgTGGCTATTTCTTGAGGCTATTGCACTTCCTTTGGCCAGCCTCTTTTAGTAACTTGGTTTTTCTGGGCACTGTTACATTTGATGCTGGGTATTGGCCTCCTAATACCTCACATTTTGCTTATGGCAGATCGTTGTTGTTTGTAGGTTAAAGTCTGGAACCTGGACAAACGAGATGGTGGCAGTCCTCTTTGCACACGAATTTTTCCAGCAATACCAGGTAACAAGCCCACAGTTGTATCCTGCTTAACTGTCCACGAGAACCTTAATTTCATGGCTATTGGTAAGTAAAACTTATCTGTAATagcttaagaaaaatattatggtTCTTACTGAGATGTAAAGAAAAGTAATAGCTAGCACAACAATCAGCATAGAACATCCTGATGTTACAGGAATAACTTGAAAAATTTAAAGGGAAGCACACGTTTTTAGTTGATGTCCTCTTTCCCCAGCGGTCAGTAAGGTTGCACGTTGATTGAACTTAGTACAACATTCAACTTTTGTTGTACTATGGGAAAAAATCACGGGTTTTGTGGTAACTAATGttacagactttttttctaGTGCTATATAGAAAccttttttaagaagaaataagccagttttcttttttggttttaagcaTTCCATTGCTCTTGCTTAACTTCTGACAGAGTAAGAGCAGTAATGTTGGGAGGTTACAAAACGCTTTCAGTGAGTTGGTCCCTGTACTGAAATCAAGAAGCTCTTCATGTGCGTGTTGTGGCCTTCTACCCTGGAACAACTTGCAGGACTGAGGCTGCTGGCAGGCTGTGGAAGCCACGCATTTTACTCACTCTTAAGAAATCTCCCTCTTGTCTTTTTATAGTGGATAGTATGTTTTGCATAAGGAAGTGAATTAAAGTAATAGTTAcaactggtggatgaaaaagCTGCTCATATAACAAAATGCAGACTTAAACCAAACTAAGCCCCTAGAGAATTTGGTGTGTGTGGAAAGCGAGTTGGATCATGCTGAGCAGTGACATCCTTTGTGCAGTTGAGTGACAGCTCTGAACTGTAGCAGAAGTGATGGGGGCAGACTCCTTGGCACGAGAGCCCGTGACAATCCTACAGGTTGATACCTTGCCAGCAAGTGAGGTGTTGCTGGTTGGAGCTGCCCTAACTTGATAGTTTATCAGGTGTGCCAGGTAAATAATGGTTTAGTCTGTCCCTTTCACCAGGTTTTGCAGATGGGAGTGTCGTACTTACAAAAGGAGACATCACTCGAGACCGGCACAGTAAGACGCAGATCCTGCACGAAGGCAGTTTCCCGGTTACTGGCCTCGCTTTCCGACAGTCTGGCAAAACAACGCATCTGTTTGTGGTGACCACAGAGAACATCCAGGTGGGAAGTTAATTGGAGAAAACGAGACTCTGACTTGCAGATTGCATTGGCTTCAGAATCTAGTTCAGAACAATCCCCAAAACCTTGTGTTTCCTTTGTAGTCTTACATGCTGTCAGTGAAAGACTATCCTCACCTGGAGCTGGACACTCATGGTTGTGGGCTGCGCTGTTCATCTCTCAGCGACCCTTCCCAGGATCTCCAGTTCATTGTGGCAGGAAATGAATGTGTGTACCTTTATCAGCCAGATGAGCGTGGCCCCTGCTTTGCCTTTGAGGGACAAAAGCTGATTGTTCACTGGTATCGGGGGTACCTCATAATTGTCTCCAAGGACCGAAAGGCTTCTCCAAAGTAGGTCTTCTCAGAACAGATGAGTTGGTTTCACTCTTGCTgattcctgctttttctctttttcctccttccctgtgaAGCTTCAATCTTGGGGGCCTATTTCAACTTTGTCAGAGGTTGTTAGGGTTTATCCAGACCTGTATATTGATTTAATTCTGTCTTAAGAGTAGCACAGTTAAGCATACTGAAttagtggaatttttttctgctcctgtgaATTTCTTAGTCTGACATATAGGTGGAATTTGTGtagaaataaattctgctttgcCTCTGGGTCCACTTATTTTAATTGCCCAAATGAACCCTCTTTGTCTTGATTTCTGGACATCCCTAGTTTGCACAGGTATCAAGAACTCAAGTTAATTGGTTTTCTAAAACTTTCTTCTGCTCTCCAGGTCAGAGTTTGCTGGGAATGAGACACAGAATTCAGACAAACAAGTCCTGAATATCTATGACTTATGCAACAAATTTATTGCATACAGCTCAATCTTTGATGATATTGTGGACGTATTAGCAGAGTGGGGTTCTCTGTATGTGCTGACCAGAGATGGGAAGATTCACGTCCTGCAGGAGAAGGATACACAAACTAAACTCGAGGCATGTAAATCTGTTTTGTTATTGGTCTCTGCCATGTGTCTGCAAGGTTGTACTGGCTCTGCGAATTAAAAAGTGGAACCTTTCAGGTAAGCAAGTGACATAACAAGTGACCTGGTAGCTTTTCCACGTAACCAGTGTTATAAGGCATTTGGTATTGAAAAGGCTCGGCACGTGTACGTCTACggcaccaaaaaaagaaaacaagtttttctGATGTATTTGTATTTGAACTTGTTTTGGGGGGTGATAGTTCCTTCATAGTGGTCTTACTGTGTATTCAACAGATGCTGTTCAGAAAGAACTTATTTGAAATGGCCATTAACCTTGCCAAGAGCCACCACTTGGACAGCGACGGTTTGTCAGAGATTTTCCGGCAGTATGGTGATCATCTGTATAACAAGGGGAACCATGATGGAGCCATCCAGCAGTATATCCGGTAAGGGGGGGTCCTGGGGAGCTGCGGAGGCCTTGATTTCTGTTTCATTCCAAGGataaagccaacaaaaaaaagcacttgaCTTTAGGTGGAAATTCTACCCCTAGAGAGAAACATGTTGATGAGACTGAATATCTAAGAAAAAGATGCTTGAAAATTGCTCTGTACACCTTAGGATAAAGTTTTCCTCTTTGATAGTATTTTAACATGAATAATGGAGCCACGTTGCTCTGGAGTGGGAACTGATGATCTCGTTATATACAGGGTATTATTCTAGGTAATATGGATAACTGATTTGACCATATATGGCAGTCATCttgggaaatttttttttaaaatgtggagcAGCCTGTTTTGTGGCTTATTGAAAGCTTCATGTTCAGTCTTTTTACAATGCTACAAAATGTTACATTTGTGTAGAACTGAACCTTTGGAGTCCTGCTTTCTAGGGAGACTTGGCAGGTGTTTTACTGTTGACGTGGATTAAGTGTCAGGATAACTGTGCCTAAGCTGCTTCATGCAGGCATGGGTATTTCAAGATGACTTTGAATTCTGCAactgaaatgaaggaaaacataAGGTTTTTTACCCCTATTTTTTGGGCCTTTCAGTTAGCTGTGATCAGAGCATAGTCCATCCTCTCACTGCCTCCATTAAAGAACAATTAACTCCTTGTGTGCTGGAGCTGATGTCCTGATTGCAGCCTTTGTAGAGGGATATTGTTGAGGATTGTTTCAGTGTGTGGATGGGTGTTCTTAAATCGTAAGTAGTTGTGACTTCTGATAAATAGCAGAGCAGTCCTAAGTAGGTTGGTGCTTGCTGAAGTTAAGGCTTCTCTGTTATCTGTtgttattttctctattttgaCTTAGTGGGTATATGGTTTCTTGTAACATGACTCTTCCTTCCCAGAACTATAGGGAAGCTGGAACCATCTTACGTTATTCGGAAGTTTCTGGATGCTCAGCGCATCCACAACCTCACTGCTTATCTACAGACACTGCACCTGCAGTCCCTGGCCAATGCAGACCATACTACACTTCTACTCAATTGCTATACCAAGCTTAAAGACAGCTCCAAACTGGAGGAGTTTATTAAGGTATTGGGGCATGTTGAAATAATTCTAAGTTGTATGGCAtcataataataacaaaaggGTAGTAGTGACATTGTAAATTGGCTCCTGTGGGGCTCCTTTATTTCCAAGCTCCTGTTTATGTTCTCTGTTTGACTGGCTGCTGTCTGACTTGGGGGTGTGCTGGCTTTTCCAGCGTGACTGGCAAGCTAGTGAGCGGCAGTTAAACTGCTTCCTTTCTGCACGTGTGATCTTTCCCTTGCGTAGCAGGTACTAAGTTGTCTGTGTGCTGGCTTTCCTCTTACCTAAATgattgctgcctgtggactctggGAATGTTGCTGAGGGACcatctttctgctttgttcttgTAGACGAGCGAGAGCGAGGTCCGCTTTGATGTGGAAACAGCGATCAAGGTGCTTCGTCAAGCAGGTTACTACTCCCATGCCGTGTACCTGGCAGAGAAGCACGCACATCATGAATGGTACCTCAAAATCCAGCTAGAGGACATCAAAGTGAGGAGATGTTATTGCTCTCCTGTTCTAACTGGGGAGAGTACCACTTTTGTAGCCTCCTTAGTGAGAATGCCATTTCACTGACCTCTTCCTTGCAGCTAGTGTGCTGACAGGACTGCTGAGGCAGCAGTAAGcacacctgctgctgcttgtatATTGGCTTTCTGCTTTTGACTTGACTAGGGGTGGAAATTGGAGGGGCTTATTTGTTGTGTTTCAGACATGGCTATTTACAGTGTCCTTTAAAAGGGGGGAGCGTTATTAGCGATGGATCTAAATTGCGCTCTCTTTCCCCTGGGTCCCCAGCCAGTCTTCCTCCCcaaggaggaaaacaagcagCCCTAGAGACCTAGGTGGTAATTCAGAGTGAACAGTGTTCAAGGTACACTCGCAGCACAACCTGAGTGCTTTCTGTCCTAGCCTTTAAGTAGAGAGCAGAGACCagtgttgtgatttttttttttttttttttttcctctctctccacaGAACTACCAAGAGGCTTTGCACTACATTGGAAAGCTGCCTTTTGATCAGGCAGAGAGTAACATGAAGCGATATGGTAAAACCCTGATGCACCATGTCCCTAACGAGACCACAGAATTGCTGAAGGTCCTTTGCACTGATTACCAGCCATCTGGAGAAAACAAAGGCCCTGGGAtgctggaaggaaggagggTATGGTTTGCATTGACTGAGACTTGTTGCTTTCAAGTAGCAAGTGCTCCCGTACACCTTGTGGTACAGGTCTGTTGTTTTTAGGTAAAATAAGAAGGCCCATCCTGGTGTATTAGTAGTCCCAGAGACAAGAGACTGCTTCAAGCTATTGCTCAGAACCAATTCCTGCTGTAATTGGTGTCCTGTACCGTGCCATGTACCTTATGTCACACACTCTGGGAATGAGCGCCCCACATGGTGGGGAAAGACGTGCCAGTCTGGCTGCAGCTGATCTGGATGCTTGGCTTTTTCTGGCTGTGTTACAGGCTAACTCAGAAGAGTTCATTCCAGTCTTTGCAAACAACTCCCGAGAACTGAAGGCATTTCTGGAGCACATGACTGAGGTGCAGGCTGACTCTCCACAAGGTGTCTATGACACTTTACTGGAACTTCgactccagaactgggcacatGAACAAGATGCGCAGGTTTGAGATCCTCCAGCTTTGTGTTTTGAGGGAGGTTTGGTGTTTTTGAATCCTATTTGCATTCCTGCCAACCCATTACCTCTCCAGATGGGCATTGATAACATGCAGCTGTATGTATGCTGTGCTGGACAAATGACACGTAAATGGGAAAGCAGCCTGCTAGTTTGGAGAATATGTCTTTTAGTGATGCTGAGCTTGTTTTGGATGAATCTCATTTAAGAACAAATTGCAGACAATACAGCCTCTGTGAGTAGATCCCTTCCCCACAGAAGTAGCTCTTTTTACTTGCCTAGGTTTCTGAGGATGCTGGCTGTTTgggcaaaataaataatgtccTGTTTGCCTTAAGGGGAAAGAGGGCAAACGGCAAAACGGTCCTTTTTGAAAGGGCTGCAAACTGTTGTCAGGTCTTGGTGCAAAATGTTCTCTGAATGTGTATCTGTTGCTCTCTCCAACCTCTCCTCTGTAGATCAAGGAGAAGCTGCACAATGAAGCCCTCACCCTCCTGAAGAGTGGAAGGTTCAAAATGGTCTTTGATAAGGCCTTGGTCTTATGTCAGATGCACAACTTCAAGGATGGTGTCCTCTACCTCTATGAGCAGGGCAAACTGTGAGTGTTGCTTTTTGttcctccccacccacccccttCAGGATTTTTGAGCTATTAATGTCCCTGCCTCTTTAGTATATCAATATGGGAAATGTAGATAGTTGCTCAGATAAAAATATCTTGCTGCTAGAGCAGGGCATCTACATAGAAGGTGAATGACAGACTTGTCTTGACTTCTGTGTGAGTGGGGTGTTGCATGGCTGAGAGAGAACATGAGGTCACTGTAGCAACTTCCAAAGAGATTGTTGCAGCTGACGGTTTCTTTCTCCCCTAGTTTCCAACAGATCATGCACTACCACATGCAGAATGAGCAGTACAAGAAGGTGATTGAGGTGTGTGAGTTGTATGGAGACCAAGAGGCTTGTCTCTGGGAACAGGCTCTCGGCTACTTTGCCCGGAAGGAGGAGGACTGCAAGGAGTATATTGCTGCGGTGCTGAAACACATTGAGAACAAGAATCTTATGCCTCCGCTGCTTGGTAAAAATGACATGAGGCACCCAAAAAAgtccccaaaacccaaaccaggctgtaTGTAGACTAGAAATCTGAGAGAAGTAGCAACAAAGTTTGAGCCCACCATTTGAAGTAATAGTCTTCTTTGCAGGGAAAAGCAACACCAGTCACAGCTGTCTAAATAGGGAAAAAGATCTGTGTTATTAGTTGTAGAGATAGCTGTACATGATTTCTGTTCTGGCAGTGTGGGGAAGTGAAGGGCTTGCAGAAACTCCTGCTGTGCCTTAGTTGAGAAGTTGAAACAGAATTCAATCTGCTAGATCCTTGCTTTTCCCCTTTTGATCTGAGCTATCCAAATGTGCTCCTAGTCACCTCTTTCTGGAAGAGGTAAAACTGAAGTTGAGTCTTGAAATGAACTCTTCAATTGAGTAAGAATGCTGTTTGCCCATATGGAGAAGTGGTCTGTCCAGGTAGGATTAGTATAGCTGTAGTTATTTTGCTGGTATTTCCCCTAACATCTCTGTTGCTCTTAGTTGTGCAGACACTGGCTCATAACTCCACCGCCACACTGTCTGTGATTAAAGATTACCTTGTCAACAAGCTGCAGAAGCAAAGCCGCCAGATAGAGCAGGATGAGC
This genomic window contains:
- the VPS11 gene encoding vacuolar protein sorting-associated protein 11 homolog codes for the protein MAAYLQWRRFVFFDRETLKEPPGPDGAGGKSFTLPPGIAVCDSGRGSLVFGDMEGQIWFLPRSLQLSSFQAYKLRVTHLYQLKQHSILVSVGEDEEGINPLVKVWNLDKRDGGSPLCTRIFPAIPGNKPTVVSCLTVHENLNFMAIGFADGSVVLTKGDITRDRHSKTQILHEGSFPVTGLAFRQSGKTTHLFVVTTENIQSYMLSVKDYPHLELDTHGCGLRCSSLSDPSQDLQFIVAGNECVYLYQPDERGPCFAFEGQKLIVHWYRGYLIIVSKDRKASPKSEFAGNETQNSDKQVLNIYDLCNKFIAYSSIFDDIVDVLAEWGSLYVLTRDGKIHVLQEKDTQTKLEMLFRKNLFEMAINLAKSHHLDSDGLSEIFRQYGDHLYNKGNHDGAIQQYIRTIGKLEPSYVIRKFLDAQRIHNLTAYLQTLHLQSLANADHTTLLLNCYTKLKDSSKLEEFIKTSESEVRFDVETAIKVLRQAGYYSHAVYLAEKHAHHEWYLKIQLEDIKNYQEALHYIGKLPFDQAESNMKRYGKTLMHHVPNETTELLKVLCTDYQPSGENKGPGMLEGRRANSEEFIPVFANNSRELKAFLEHMTEVQADSPQGVYDTLLELRLQNWAHEQDAQIKEKLHNEALTLLKSGRFKMVFDKALVLCQMHNFKDGVLYLYEQGKLFQQIMHYHMQNEQYKKVIEVCELYGDQEACLWEQALGYFARKEEDCKEYIAAVLKHIENKNLMPPLLVVQTLAHNSTATLSVIKDYLVNKLQKQSRQIEQDEQRIQKYREETTRIRQEIEELKASPKIFQKTKCSICTSALELPSVHFLCGHSFHQHCFESYSESDSECPTCMPENRKVMDMIRAQEQKRDLHDQFQHQLKCSNDGFSVVADYFGRGVFNKLTLITDLPTGKAATTIEAGLQRELLIHTKRST